A window of Photobacterium sp. GJ3 contains these coding sequences:
- a CDS encoding GGDEF domain-containing protein: protein MNCHYWLFSILLCILTALPAQAKIYATPLLADANLLLETSPEKALEITNRYLSQRRMSTPVDASRVHVSEETDHSIRTPLSTINALQIKAKALSLLNRQPESIQTIREAESLAIENKFSYTLLETQFIQADILWQGLRDAATATNLLNKIDQILAGDEKLQSSEQVKVLQYHLLMLRADMESVQGDERKAEKMFIRAKRDLSEIADMKAEINFLLNHGRHYLRHQHYDLALDRLLSAYWLAQEQEDHGKMALANLELATLYEERKVFDKALEHATQAGEFFEHFNRTLPLARTLALIASIYEQQGRYNLALVHYFNALDQENLLRMQPRSSRLRLSIARVYLKLYNYPKTEQYLHHARQLAQENDDEVTLIQSQLLLGQLELAEEKNEQAITTLQSALLAASRLPKPQPVLQMQGEASLSAAFEKQKDYYNALLSQRRYEQLHASIQESQVQSNAEVFRQQQRIMARSLKLEELERQQFTQEKALYQQKNMTTVLLIGLLMALFLLWYRNRAARQWRERLTLLRDEFYTHPRSGLRNLRMLNERLSSSLEQSSAHFEQWHLGEIINEPLSDRLRFALFEVPLLKHVYLQHGYQQGLELERQFGDYLKAQICEPARLYHFSDAMFLYIEPNSRLESAPRQLADSVQQLVDNFMREKQLDSRVRIGMAEYPFLPRAYTAINAQELIDILLMATQAARQISKRESGSQWVHLSAIDAAPAASFAGDNIRRACIQGMDKGLVKVQTSSCQEYDWSKHL from the coding sequence ATGAACTGTCATTACTGGCTCTTCAGCATTCTTCTCTGCATTCTGACAGCCCTGCCTGCTCAGGCAAAAATTTACGCAACGCCACTCCTGGCGGATGCTAATCTGCTGCTGGAAACCAGCCCTGAAAAAGCACTGGAAATCACGAACCGTTATTTGAGTCAGCGCCGGATGAGCACGCCTGTGGATGCCTCACGCGTCCATGTCAGTGAAGAAACAGATCACTCCATTCGCACGCCCTTAAGCACAATCAACGCCCTGCAAATCAAAGCCAAAGCTTTATCACTCCTGAACCGGCAGCCCGAATCCATTCAAACCATCCGGGAAGCCGAGTCATTAGCCATTGAGAATAAATTCAGTTACACCCTGCTGGAAACACAGTTTATTCAGGCCGATATCCTTTGGCAGGGCCTCAGGGATGCTGCCACAGCAACCAACTTGCTCAACAAGATTGATCAGATCCTCGCCGGAGACGAGAAACTGCAAAGCAGTGAACAGGTAAAAGTACTGCAATATCACCTGCTGATGCTGCGGGCGGATATGGAATCAGTACAAGGCGACGAACGCAAAGCCGAAAAAATGTTTATCCGGGCTAAACGGGATTTATCAGAAATTGCCGATATGAAAGCGGAAATCAACTTCCTGTTGAACCATGGCCGGCATTACTTGCGCCATCAACATTATGATCTCGCGCTGGACCGTCTCCTGAGTGCCTACTGGCTGGCTCAGGAGCAGGAAGACCACGGTAAAATGGCGCTGGCAAACCTTGAGCTGGCCACCTTGTATGAAGAACGCAAAGTCTTTGATAAAGCGCTGGAACATGCCACCCAGGCGGGTGAATTCTTTGAACATTTTAACCGCACCTTACCCCTGGCCAGAACACTGGCCCTGATTGCCAGTATTTATGAGCAACAAGGGCGATATAACCTGGCATTGGTGCACTATTTCAACGCACTGGATCAGGAAAACCTGCTCCGTATGCAGCCGCGTTCTTCCCGGTTACGCCTGAGTATCGCCAGAGTGTATCTCAAGCTGTATAACTATCCGAAAACCGAACAGTATCTGCATCACGCCCGCCAACTGGCGCAGGAAAATGATGATGAAGTCACCCTGATTCAGTCTCAATTGTTACTGGGTCAGTTAGAACTCGCCGAAGAAAAAAACGAACAGGCCATTACCACCCTGCAATCAGCATTACTGGCAGCCAGCCGCTTACCGAAACCGCAACCGGTCTTGCAAATGCAGGGAGAAGCCAGCCTGTCGGCGGCATTTGAGAAGCAAAAAGATTATTACAACGCCCTGCTCAGCCAACGTCGTTATGAACAGTTGCATGCTTCGATACAGGAATCTCAAGTCCAAAGTAATGCAGAGGTCTTCCGCCAGCAGCAGCGGATCATGGCACGCTCCCTCAAACTGGAAGAACTGGAACGGCAACAGTTCACTCAGGAAAAAGCCCTGTATCAGCAAAAAAATATGACGACCGTCTTGCTGATCGGCCTACTGATGGCGCTTTTTCTGCTCTGGTACCGAAACCGGGCTGCGCGTCAGTGGCGTGAACGCCTGACGTTGCTCCGTGATGAGTTCTATACCCATCCGCGCAGCGGCCTCCGCAATCTGCGCATGCTCAATGAAAGGCTCTCGAGTTCACTGGAGCAAAGCAGTGCTCACTTTGAACAATGGCATCTGGGTGAAATCATCAATGAGCCGCTGAGCGACCGATTGCGCTTTGCCTTATTTGAAGTCCCCCTGCTGAAGCATGTCTACCTGCAGCATGGTTATCAGCAAGGGCTGGAACTGGAACGACAGTTTGGCGATTACCTGAAAGCACAAATTTGTGAACCTGCCCGGCTGTACCATTTTTCAGATGCGATGTTCTTATATATTGAACCCAACTCGCGGCTGGAAAGTGCTCCCCGACAGCTGGCTGATTCTGTTCAGCAGTTGGTGGATAACTTTATGCGGGAAAAACAGCTCGACAGCCGGGTGCGGATCGGGATGGCGGAATACCCCTTTTTGCCTCGCGCCTATACTGCGATTAATGCGCAGGAGCTGATTGATATTCTGCTGATGGCGACTCAGGCTGCCCGGCAAATCAGTAAACGTGAATCCGGCAGTCAGTGGGTGCACCTGAGTGCCATTGATGCCGCCCCGGCAGCCAGCTTTGCCGGCGATAATATTCGTCGGGCCTGCATTCAGGGGATGGACAAAGGTCTAGTCAAAGTTCAGACATCAAGCTGTCAGGAATATGACTGGAGCAAGCACCTCTGA
- a CDS encoding diguanylate cyclase domain-containing protein → MATNVDAASEMSSLKLCLDQAQLSYRDASLKSRREIVILKRLIIRMAVACRGLDADLDKQLETLRADLEQNKDISKIVPHLAQVERLLLRQPPTDSTMTRLSDLIRQSSESLKRIPALPVQLKRDLHDLLAHSPKSINQSHCQITELFSLYDRALKLLTVPVSVDRTSRARNDDLLRKLCSELQQLITELDAEGEAGAQLMAIRHQLLESVEPLMLVEHALDVLRLAMDNFVHERRYSQKFLDVLSGELAALEQTTRQASEQGQTLSQHRSELTTELSQLSDRFHFGLAQHANLEQWRSTAQQLDISLKQLVERQRALESRDLTLVEQLQYHQSRAEQLYQQTRDQHRQIEDLQRRIFLDPLTRVYNRAAFQDRLEHEYRRWIRYQHPLCLAVLNLDHFDDLNERYGFVAGDKVLKIIARTLRQHLRDTDFVARVQNDEFMLILPDVHETERQRRLTEIREAISQLPFRFRDKNVTVTASVGATLFDDSDHPSTVIERSQKALSSAKHAGRNHLIWIA, encoded by the coding sequence GTGGCAACGAATGTTGATGCAGCTTCTGAAATGAGTAGTTTGAAGCTGTGTTTGGATCAGGCTCAATTGTCATACCGCGACGCGTCTCTGAAGTCACGTCGTGAGATTGTGATTTTAAAACGCCTGATCATCAGAATGGCTGTCGCCTGTCGGGGACTGGATGCCGATCTGGATAAGCAGCTGGAAACACTCCGCGCCGATCTGGAGCAGAACAAAGACATCAGCAAGATTGTGCCGCATCTCGCGCAAGTCGAACGCCTGTTACTTCGGCAACCTCCGACAGATAGCACGATGACACGTCTGTCCGATCTGATCCGACAGAGCTCAGAAAGTCTGAAACGCATTCCCGCCCTTCCGGTTCAGCTCAAACGTGATCTTCATGATTTGCTTGCCCACTCTCCCAAGAGCATCAATCAGAGCCATTGTCAGATCACAGAACTGTTCAGTCTGTATGATCGCGCACTGAAATTACTGACGGTGCCTGTGAGTGTTGATCGCACATCCAGAGCCCGTAACGATGATCTGCTCCGGAAGCTCTGCAGCGAACTTCAGCAACTCATCACAGAGCTGGATGCAGAAGGAGAAGCCGGGGCGCAACTCATGGCCATCCGACATCAGCTACTTGAAAGCGTTGAGCCGCTCATGCTGGTTGAGCATGCTCTGGATGTATTGCGGCTGGCAATGGATAATTTTGTTCATGAACGGCGTTATTCCCAGAAGTTTCTGGATGTCCTCAGCGGCGAGCTCGCAGCGCTGGAACAAACCACCCGACAAGCAAGCGAGCAAGGACAAACACTCAGTCAGCACCGCAGTGAATTAACGACTGAACTGAGCCAGTTGTCGGATCGCTTTCATTTCGGGCTGGCACAGCATGCCAATCTGGAACAGTGGCGTAGCACTGCCCAACAACTGGATATCTCTCTCAAACAGCTGGTTGAGCGACAGCGTGCACTGGAGAGCCGTGATTTAACGCTGGTCGAGCAACTTCAGTACCATCAGAGCCGGGCGGAGCAACTCTATCAGCAAACCCGGGATCAGCATCGTCAGATCGAAGATCTCCAGCGCCGGATTTTTCTCGACCCGCTCACCCGCGTCTATAACCGGGCCGCCTTTCAGGATCGGCTTGAGCATGAGTATCGCCGCTGGATCCGTTATCAGCATCCCTTGTGCCTTGCCGTCTTGAATCTGGACCATTTTGACGATCTCAATGAGCGCTATGGATTTGTCGCCGGGGATAAAGTCCTGAAAATTATTGCGCGAACCCTGAGACAGCATCTGCGGGATACTGATTTTGTTGCACGAGTTCAAAATGATGAGTTCATGCTGATTTTGCCGGATGTGCATGAAACGGAGCGTCAGCGTCGCCTGACGGAAATCCGGGAAGCCATCAGCCAGCTCCCTTTCCGCTTCCGCGACAAAAATGTCACCGTCACAGCCTCTGTCGGCGCAACGCTGTTTGATGACAGTGATCATCCAAGCACGGTCATTGAACGCAGTCAGAAAGCTCTCAGTAGCGCGAAGCATGCCGGACGCAACCATCTGATCTGGATCGCTTAG
- the ppnN gene encoding nucleotide 5'-monophosphate nucleosidase PpnN: MITHISPVGAMTLLSQLEVDSLKATAASDLYRLYRNCSLAVLNSGSNSDDSSALLEKNKTFDINVLRRERGIKLELKDPPEHAFVDGKIIRGIQEHLFSVLRDIIYVNVHVQQRNDLNLTSAPHITNFIFSILRNAQTVRSREDPNIVVCWGGHSINPEEYQYTRDVGHQLGLREMNICTGCGPGAMEGPMKGAAIGHAQQRYGKSRFIGLTEPSIIAAEPPNPIVNELVIMPDIEKRLEAFVRVGHGIIIFPGGAGTAEELLYIIGILMHPENQDQPLPVVLTGPKSSEPYFRTLDSFIRDTLGEEATKRYEIIIDDPARVARIMKAAMPSTKEYRQETGDAYCYNWSLKIPPEFQLPFEPTHDAMSSLDLHYNQRPEQLAANLRRAFSGIVAGNVKEEGIREIERKGPFLINGDPSLMKRMDKLLKSFVAQQRMKLPGSEYIPCYRILTHPDMVK; encoded by the coding sequence ATGATTACACATATCAGTCCGGTTGGTGCCATGACTCTGCTGTCGCAACTGGAAGTCGACAGCCTGAAAGCCACAGCGGCCAGCGATCTGTACCGCTTATACCGCAATTGTTCTCTGGCCGTACTGAACTCGGGCAGTAACAGTGACGATTCCAGCGCCCTGCTGGAAAAGAACAAAACTTTTGATATCAATGTCCTGCGCAGAGAACGGGGCATCAAACTCGAACTCAAAGATCCCCCCGAACATGCCTTCGTCGATGGAAAGATCATCCGCGGGATCCAGGAACACCTGTTCTCAGTGTTAAGGGATATTATCTATGTGAACGTTCACGTACAGCAGCGCAACGATCTCAATCTGACCAGTGCGCCGCACATCACGAATTTTATATTCAGTATTCTTCGTAACGCCCAGACCGTTCGCTCACGCGAAGACCCGAATATCGTGGTGTGCTGGGGCGGCCATTCCATTAATCCAGAAGAGTATCAGTACACCCGGGATGTCGGCCATCAGCTGGGACTGCGTGAAATGAACATCTGTACGGGATGTGGTCCGGGTGCGATGGAAGGTCCGATGAAAGGGGCTGCAATCGGTCACGCTCAGCAGCGCTATGGTAAAAGCCGGTTCATCGGGCTGACTGAGCCCTCTATCATTGCGGCTGAACCCCCCAATCCAATTGTGAATGAGCTGGTGATCATGCCCGACATCGAAAAACGGCTGGAAGCTTTTGTCCGGGTCGGCCACGGAATCATTATTTTCCCCGGTGGCGCAGGTACTGCAGAAGAACTGCTGTATATCATCGGGATTCTGATGCATCCGGAAAATCAGGATCAGCCTTTACCTGTGGTCCTCACCGGGCCAAAGAGCAGTGAACCGTATTTCAGAACACTGGACAGTTTCATTCGCGATACGCTGGGTGAAGAAGCAACCAAACGGTATGAAATCATCATTGATGATCCGGCCAGAGTCGCGCGCATTATGAAAGCGGCGATGCCGAGCACCAAAGAATACCGGCAGGAAACCGGCGATGCCTATTGCTACAACTGGTCGCTGAAAATTCCGCCGGAATTTCAGTTACCATTCGAGCCCACGCATGATGCGATGAGCAGCCTGGACCTTCATTACAATCAGCGACCGGAGCAACTGGCAGCCAATCTTCGCCGGGCCTTCTCGGGCATCGTCGCCGGGAATGTGAAAGAAGAAGGCATTCGGGAAATTGAACGCAAGGGGCCATTCCTGATCAACGGCGATCCATCTCTCATGAAACGCATGGATAAGTTGCTGAAAAGTTTCGTCGCTCAGCAGCGCATGAAACTGCCGGGCAGCGAGTATATTCCCTGCTACCGCATCCTCACCCACCCCGACATGGTGAAATAA
- the rlmM gene encoding 23S rRNA (cytidine(2498)-2'-O)-methyltransferase RlmM, whose translation MNQVLLYCRQGFENECAGEVQDKANALELFGFPRARKNTGYVLFEFYQPGDADKFIQLQPFSQLIFARQMLAVTAHLEDLPAEDRISPILAVAEDLPRCGDLRVETPDTNEAKELLKFCRKFTVPLRQAMRKTGVLYQKDNPKKPVLHLCFTAPGHCLMGYSYSNNNSQFFMGIPRLKFPADAPSRSTLKLEEAFHVFIPREEWDERLASGMWGVDLGACPGGWTYQLVKRSMFVHAVDNGQMAQSLMDTGQVKHHMADGFKFEPPRKNVTWLICDMVEKPARVAHLMGQWLIKGWAKETIFNLKLPMKGRYDEVLQDIENLKVFLIQNGLKFRLQAKHLYHDREEITVHIQALDNRSPQS comes from the coding sequence GTGAATCAGGTTTTGTTGTACTGCCGTCAGGGCTTTGAAAATGAATGTGCCGGTGAAGTGCAGGATAAAGCCAATGCACTGGAACTGTTCGGCTTTCCGCGCGCCAGAAAAAATACTGGCTACGTGCTGTTTGAGTTTTACCAGCCTGGCGATGCGGACAAATTTATTCAGTTACAGCCATTTTCACAGCTGATTTTTGCACGCCAGATGCTGGCGGTGACGGCGCATCTGGAAGATTTGCCGGCAGAGGACAGGATCAGTCCGATTCTTGCCGTGGCGGAAGATTTACCGCGCTGCGGTGATCTACGGGTCGAGACCCCGGATACCAATGAAGCCAAAGAGCTGCTGAAGTTCTGCCGTAAGTTTACTGTGCCGCTGCGTCAGGCGATGCGTAAAACCGGTGTCCTGTATCAGAAAGACAACCCGAAAAAGCCAGTGCTGCATTTGTGCTTCACGGCGCCGGGCCATTGTTTGATGGGTTACTCATACAGCAACAACAACTCGCAGTTCTTTATGGGGATCCCGCGCCTGAAGTTCCCGGCGGATGCGCCAAGCCGTTCAACCCTGAAACTGGAAGAAGCCTTTCATGTCTTTATTCCGCGAGAAGAGTGGGATGAGCGACTGGCCTCTGGCATGTGGGGCGTGGATTTAGGGGCCTGCCCGGGCGGCTGGACCTATCAGTTAGTGAAACGCTCTATGTTTGTTCATGCCGTGGATAACGGCCAGATGGCGCAGAGCCTGATGGATACCGGACAGGTGAAACACCACATGGCTGACGGCTTTAAGTTTGAGCCACCGCGTAAAAATGTGACCTGGCTGATCTGCGATATGGTCGAGAAACCTGCGCGGGTCGCTCACCTGATGGGACAGTGGCTGATTAAAGGCTGGGCCAAGGAAACGATTTTCAACCTGAAGCTGCCGATGAAAGGCCGTTATGATGAAGTGCTGCAGGATATTGAAAACCTGAAAGTCTTTCTGATCCAGAATGGTCTGAAATTCCGTCTGCAGGCCAAGCATCTGTACCATGACCGTGAAGAAATTACGGTTCATATTCAGGCGCTGGACAACCGCAGCCCGCAGTCATGA
- a CDS encoding DUF423 domain-containing protein — protein sequence MQSRSMILFAAVSGAIGVGLGAFAAHGLKGQLSPNLLDVFKTGVDYQLWHSLALFGCGIWARNFSAKALSYAALLFAAGICLFSGSLYALALTGIKWFGPVTPLGGLCFILAWLSLAVAAWRSQ from the coding sequence ATGCAAAGCCGCAGCATGATTCTTTTTGCCGCTGTCAGCGGTGCTATCGGTGTTGGTCTGGGAGCCTTTGCTGCTCATGGCCTGAAAGGACAGCTGAGTCCGAATTTACTGGATGTTTTTAAAACCGGCGTCGATTATCAGCTCTGGCACAGCCTCGCGCTGTTCGGGTGCGGGATTTGGGCACGCAATTTTTCTGCAAAAGCGCTATCATACGCGGCCCTGTTATTTGCTGCGGGCATTTGTTTGTTCAGCGGTAGCCTTTATGCACTGGCGTTAACAGGCATCAAGTGGTTTGGTCCCGTAACACCACTGGGGGGACTGTGTTTTATTCTTGCCTGGCTGTCACTTGCAGTGGCTGCCTGGCGCTCTCAATGA
- a CDS encoding alpha/beta family hydrolase, producing MEYRIDTPENGQFDATFLFAHGAGAGMDHEFMTAIAQGLTAKGIRVVRFDFPYMVQRREDGKKRPPDRQPKLLLDFQRHLMRFAEEGPLVIGGKSMGGRMASLLVTDEAESAPEVSNCQAWVQGVACLGFPFHPPGKPENFRGDHLKTIAVPTLILQGERDTFGTRSEVEGWTYADTVRLAFVPDGDHSFKPRKASGHTEAGNRQLAVALLADFINQCVSPV from the coding sequence GTGGAATACCGTATTGATACACCGGAAAATGGCCAGTTTGACGCTACGTTCTTGTTTGCACATGGTGCGGGTGCCGGCATGGATCATGAATTTATGACGGCAATTGCCCAAGGGTTAACGGCTAAAGGGATCCGCGTGGTGCGTTTCGATTTCCCTTATATGGTTCAACGTCGGGAGGACGGTAAAAAGCGTCCGCCGGATCGTCAGCCAAAATTGCTGCTGGATTTCCAGCGTCATCTGATGCGGTTTGCAGAAGAAGGCCCGCTGGTGATTGGCGGCAAATCGATGGGCGGGCGGATGGCGAGTTTGCTGGTCACCGATGAAGCGGAGAGCGCACCAGAGGTCAGCAATTGTCAGGCATGGGTGCAAGGCGTTGCCTGTCTGGGCTTTCCGTTTCATCCACCGGGTAAACCGGAGAATTTCCGGGGGGATCATCTGAAGACGATTGCGGTTCCGACGTTGATTCTGCAGGGGGAACGGGACACTTTTGGTACCCGAAGCGAGGTGGAAGGCTGGACCTATGCTGATACCGTGCGTCTGGCCTTTGTGCCGGATGGCGATCACAGCTTCAAACCGCGTAAAGCATCCGGTCATACGGAAGCCGGGAACCGACAGCTGGCTGTTGCGTTACTGGCAGATTTTATCAATCAGTGTGTTTCACCAGTTTAA
- a CDS encoding transcriptional regulator GcvA has product MSRRLPPLNSLKVFEAAARHLSFTRAAEELFVTQAAVSHQIKALEEFLGLKLFRRRNRSLLLTEEGQSYFLDLKDIFSAISDATDKVLERGSKGALTISLSPSFAIQWLVPRLSDFNQLHPDVDVRIKAVDLDEGSLTDDVDVAIYYGRGNWPGLRCDKLYQEFLVPVCSPMLLTGPKPLDSLHDLQYHTLLHDSSRKEWKNYVREFEIPGTNVNQGPIFSHSTMVLQAAIHSQGIALANNVLAQPELEAGRLVSPFEEVLMSKNAFYLVCQEKQAETGRIQIFRDWVLEKARKEQEDGPLRQPEMPVEEMA; this is encoded by the coding sequence ATGTCGAGACGACTTCCACCCCTTAATTCTCTGAAAGTATTCGAGGCCGCCGCCCGCCACCTGAGCTTTACCCGCGCTGCAGAAGAACTCTTTGTGACTCAGGCTGCTGTGAGCCATCAGATCAAGGCGCTGGAGGAATTTCTGGGCCTGAAATTATTTCGTCGCCGGAACCGCTCTTTATTGCTGACGGAAGAAGGGCAAAGCTATTTTCTTGATCTGAAAGATATCTTCAGTGCGATTTCGGATGCGACTGATAAAGTTTTGGAACGCGGTTCAAAAGGTGCACTGACCATTAGTTTATCTCCGAGTTTTGCGATCCAGTGGCTGGTTCCGCGGTTGTCCGATTTCAATCAGTTACATCCGGATGTTGATGTCAGAATTAAAGCGGTTGATTTAGATGAAGGCTCACTGACGGATGATGTGGATGTGGCCATCTATTACGGGCGTGGCAACTGGCCGGGGTTACGTTGCGATAAGTTGTATCAGGAATTTCTTGTCCCGGTTTGTTCCCCCATGCTGCTGACCGGGCCGAAACCCCTCGACAGTTTGCATGATCTGCAGTATCACACCCTGTTGCATGACAGTTCCCGGAAAGAGTGGAAGAATTACGTCCGTGAATTTGAGATTCCCGGCACCAATGTCAATCAGGGCCCGATTTTCAGCCATTCCACCATGGTGCTGCAGGCTGCGATCCACAGTCAGGGAATCGCGCTGGCAAATAATGTGCTGGCACAACCTGAGCTGGAGGCCGGCCGCCTGGTCAGTCCGTTTGAAGAGGTGCTGATGAGCAAGAATGCTTTTTATCTGGTGTGCCAGGAAAAGCAGGCCGAAACCGGCCGTATTCAGATTTTCCGCGACTGGGTTCTGGAAAAAGCCCGCAAAGAGCAGGAAGACGGCCCACTGCGCCAGCCAGAGATGCCGGTTGAAGAAATGGCTTAA
- the csdA gene encoding cysteine desulfurase CsdA, whose translation MTTPFDIQAIRSQFPALVDAAHPITFLDSAATTQKPLAMIQSLDSFYRQHSANVHRGSHQLTASLTQRFEQARDTVRDLLNARDRKEIIWTRGATEALNLVAQSWARSTLQPGDEILVSELEHHANIVPWQIVAEQTGAVVVKIPMTSDCTLDMDAFHQRLTAKTRIVAVAHITNVTGTRNPIETIIAAAHARGAIAVIDGAQGIVHETVDVQALDADFYVFSGHKLFGPSGIGVLYGKQALLEAMPPWHGGGKMVEKVSFEGTQYTGLPGKFEAGTPNIASTIALAESIHWLNGIDRQGAERHIHALRQKALDGIKDIDGLRIIGLQPEASLFSFVVDGIHHHDIATLLDEQGVTLRAGNHCAHPMLDALGLTGTLRVSLALYNTEEDIERFVAALHKACDLL comes from the coding sequence ATGACCACCCCATTTGATATTCAGGCGATCCGTTCGCAATTTCCGGCCTTGGTTGATGCAGCACACCCCATCACTTTTCTGGACAGTGCTGCCACCACACAAAAGCCATTGGCGATGATTCAGTCTCTTGACAGTTTTTACCGTCAGCACAGTGCCAATGTTCACCGGGGCAGCCATCAGCTCACTGCCAGCCTGACCCAACGATTCGAACAGGCACGCGACACGGTCAGAGATTTGCTGAATGCCCGGGATCGAAAAGAAATCATCTGGACACGCGGTGCAACAGAGGCCCTGAATCTGGTTGCCCAATCCTGGGCACGCAGTACCTTGCAACCCGGCGATGAGATTCTGGTCAGCGAACTGGAACACCACGCCAATATCGTGCCCTGGCAGATAGTCGCGGAGCAGACCGGCGCCGTCGTGGTCAAAATTCCCATGACATCAGACTGTACGCTGGATATGGACGCCTTCCATCAGCGTCTGACCGCAAAAACACGGATTGTCGCGGTTGCCCACATAACCAATGTCACCGGCACCCGGAACCCGATTGAAACCATCATTGCTGCGGCGCATGCCCGTGGGGCGATCGCTGTCATTGATGGTGCGCAGGGAATCGTGCATGAAACCGTGGATGTTCAGGCGCTGGATGCCGATTTCTATGTCTTTTCCGGCCACAAGCTCTTTGGCCCCTCAGGCATCGGAGTGCTCTATGGCAAACAGGCCCTGCTTGAAGCCATGCCCCCCTGGCACGGCGGCGGCAAAATGGTCGAAAAAGTTTCCTTTGAAGGCACCCAGTACACCGGATTACCGGGCAAGTTTGAGGCTGGCACACCGAATATCGCCAGCACCATCGCGCTGGCAGAAAGCATTCACTGGCTAAACGGCATCGACCGTCAGGGTGCCGAGCGACATATCCACGCACTCCGCCAGAAAGCACTGGATGGGATCAAAGACATCGACGGCCTGAGAATCATCGGCCTGCAGCCAGAGGCCAGCCTGTTTTCCTTTGTGGTGGACGGTATTCATCATCATGATATCGCCACTCTGCTGGATGAACAGGGCGTAACGCTGCGCGCCGGGAATCACTGCGCCCACCCAATGCTGGATGCACTGGGACTGACCGGCACTTTGCGGGTCTCTCTGGCTCTCTATAATACCGAAGAAGATATTGAGCGCTTCGTGGCTGCGCTGCACAAAGCCTGTGATTTGTTGTAA
- the csdE gene encoding cysteine desulfurase sulfur acceptor subunit CsdE: protein MTSVSFPSHPFGSSISAEDIQEKMVQANSWEDKYRLVIQWGKQLPALPDALKQDKVKVSGCESQVWLVQRCEAGVYHFAADSDARIVKGLICLVLAAYEGKTAAQIQQFDMEAYFERLGLLGHLSPSRSNGLKAIIEAIQTFASR from the coding sequence ATGACCTCAGTTTCGTTCCCTTCTCACCCGTTTGGCAGCTCGATTTCTGCTGAAGACATTCAGGAAAAAATGGTTCAGGCCAACAGTTGGGAAGACAAATACCGGCTGGTTATTCAGTGGGGAAAACAGTTACCTGCCCTGCCGGATGCACTCAAGCAGGATAAAGTGAAAGTCAGTGGCTGTGAAAGTCAGGTCTGGCTGGTACAGCGTTGTGAAGCCGGGGTGTACCATTTTGCCGCGGATTCTGATGCCCGGATTGTCAAAGGCCTGATCTGTCTGGTGCTGGCCGCCTACGAAGGCAAAACGGCAGCACAGATTCAGCAGTTCGACATGGAAGCTTACTTTGAACGTTTAGGCTTACTGGGACACCTGAGCCCGTCACGCAGTAACGGACTCAAGGCGATTATTGAAGCGATTCAAACCTTCGCCAGTCGATAG